A genomic window from Sparus aurata chromosome 14, fSpaAur1.1, whole genome shotgun sequence includes:
- the LOC115595946 gene encoding tRNA-splicing ligase RtcB homolog has product MENDHQLACAGITSQEGQDYLKGMVAAGNYAWVNCSSMTFLTRQAFSKVFAMTPDDLDMHVIYDVSHNIAKVEEHVVDGKQRTLLVHRKGSTRAFPPTPPPHTCRLPGTDCSNKLFNQVLKVLLEI; this is encoded by the exons ATGGAGAACGACCATCAGCTGGCGTGCGCTGGCATCACGTCACAGGAAGGACAGGACTACCTGAAGGGGATGGTGGCCGCAGGAAACTACGCCTGGGTCAACTGCTCGTCCATGACCTTCCTCACCAGACAG GCCTTTTCTAAAGTGTTCGCCATGACGCCGGACGACCTCGACATGCACGTCATCTACGACGTTTCTCACAACATCGCCAAAGTGGAGGAGCACGTGGTGGACGGGAAGCAGAGGACGCTGCTGGTTCACCGCAAAGGATCCACCCGAGCGTTCCCCCCCACACCACCCCCTCATACCTGTAGACTACCAGGTACAGACTGCAGTAACAAACTGTTCAATCAGGTTTTAAAAGTGCTGCTGGAGATCTGA